From Polaribacter butkevichii, a single genomic window includes:
- a CDS encoding M12 family metallopeptidase produces the protein MKILKNLSIFLTVLILASCQSEAGIETENLSESMTNELKLTLAAEQVTYDENLPKESKLLYGTKVEMIALGDGNYALGDMLFTDEDFAQSNINAKGQGVWDRRGGKWPNSTLLYKYSASMPQATKNKVDNAAQYITNNTDLTVRKWVSTDTAGYVWVNYSNDSGCSAQIGYRNKKSPGQSMNIASNCSEGSTIHEFLHAAGIVHEQNHWNRDAYLTVLYNNIDDNKEFNYVKLSDANGWEISDVVDVNSIMMYGSYFWQTATAKANGWRTMKKKDGGTIVPNRSYMTTNDKAIINAVY, from the coding sequence ATGAAAATTCTTAAGAATTTATCAATTTTTTTAACTGTGCTAATTTTGGCTTCTTGCCAGTCAGAAGCAGGAATTGAAACAGAAAACCTAAGTGAATCAATGACTAATGAATTAAAATTAACATTAGCAGCCGAACAAGTTACATATGATGAAAATTTGCCAAAAGAATCTAAATTATTGTATGGAACTAAAGTTGAAATGATTGCTTTAGGCGATGGAAATTACGCCTTAGGAGATATGCTTTTTACCGATGAAGATTTTGCACAATCTAATATTAATGCAAAAGGACAAGGTGTATGGGATAGACGTGGTGGTAAATGGCCAAATAGCACTTTACTTTATAAGTACTCTGCTAGTATGCCTCAAGCTACTAAAAATAAAGTAGATAATGCTGCGCAATACATTACAAATAACACAGATCTTACTGTAAGAAAGTGGGTAAGTACAGATACTGCAGGATATGTATGGGTTAACTACAGTAACGATAGTGGATGTTCTGCTCAAATTGGTTATAGAAATAAAAAATCTCCAGGTCAATCTATGAATATCGCTTCAAATTGTTCAGAAGGTTCTACTATCCATGAATTTTTACATGCAGCTGGTATTGTTCATGAACAAAATCATTGGAACAGAGATGCTTATTTAACTGTTTTATATAATAATATTGATGATAACAAAGAGTTTAATTATGTAAAATTATCAGATGCAAATGGTTGGGAAATTTCCGACGTAGTAGATGTAAATTCTATAATGATGTATGGGTCTTATTTTTGGCAAACTGCTACAGCAAAAGCAAATGGTTGGAGAACTATGAAAAAGAAAGATGGTGGTACAATCGTTCCAAACAGAAGTTACATGACAACAAACGACAAAGCAATTATAAATGCTGTATACTAG
- a CDS encoding shikimate kinase has product MKIVLLGYMASGKSSIGKRLSKKLSMKFLDLDDYIIEKEKMSISKIFETKGEVYFRLIENTYLKEILAKDENFILALGGGTPCYANNMEEVNKADTLSIYLEGSTATMIERLIRKKSKRPLIASLSDDKIPEFVAKHLFERRPYYEQAKTTLKIDHKTKKEVAEELEQLLN; this is encoded by the coding sequence TTATTAGGGTATATGGCTTCGGGAAAATCAAGTATTGGTAAACGACTTTCTAAAAAGTTGTCTATGAAGTTTTTAGACTTGGATGATTATATTATTGAGAAAGAAAAAATGTCGATTTCTAAAATATTTGAAACCAAAGGAGAGGTGTACTTTAGGTTGATAGAAAACACCTATTTGAAAGAAATTTTAGCTAAAGATGAAAATTTTATCCTTGCTTTAGGTGGCGGAACGCCTTGTTACGCTAATAATATGGAAGAAGTTAACAAAGCAGATACTTTATCGATCTATTTAGAAGGTAGCACTGCAACCATGATTGAACGCCTTATTAGAAAGAAAAGTAAACGACCTCTAATTGCTTCTTTAAGTGATGATAAAATACCAGAATTTGTTGCAAAACATCTTTTTGAAAGACGCCCTTATTACGAGCAAGCAAAAACAACCCTAAAAATAGATCACAAAACTAAAAAAGAAGTAGCAGAAGAATTAGAGCAATTACTAAACTAA
- a CDS encoding FKBP-type peptidyl-prolyl cis-trans isomerase gives MNKIKNIFAFAIISILLYSCGSSSSTEVDNFDHEAQALIDNDTLVQFLKKHYFDASTKTVTTLVDGETALYDDAKLKSMSITENEIDYTLYYYVNTVGSPTIDKGNPTVMDSVFVNYDGQRIVDTESISDSFDSNDGIWLTLNAVIRGWSHGFTNFKGGDNITDNGPITYENGGKGILFIPSGLAYANIGSGSIAANECLLFYIDLYDFVKGTDHDNDGVASINEDADGNGEPRDDDTDLDGVPNYFDTDDDGDGVLTINEDANKDGNPANDFSDTNNPTLPDYLNPDIK, from the coding sequence ATGAATAAAATAAAAAATATTTTTGCTTTTGCAATTATTTCAATTCTGCTATATTCTTGTGGAAGTAGTAGTTCTACAGAGGTAGATAACTTTGATCATGAAGCTCAGGCTTTAATAGATAATGATACTTTAGTTCAATTTCTAAAAAAACATTATTTTGATGCTTCTACAAAAACTGTTACAACTTTGGTTGATGGAGAAACTGCCCTTTATGATGATGCTAAGTTAAAATCTATGAGCATTACCGAAAACGAAATTGATTACACATTATATTATTATGTAAATACAGTAGGTAGCCCAACAATAGATAAAGGTAACCCAACGGTAATGGATTCTGTTTTTGTAAACTATGATGGGCAAAGAATTGTGGATACAGAGAGTATTAGTGATTCTTTTGATAGTAATGATGGTATTTGGCTAACATTAAATGCAGTAATTAGAGGTTGGTCTCATGGTTTTACCAATTTTAAAGGAGGGGATAATATCACAGATAATGGTCCTATTACCTATGAAAATGGAGGGAAAGGAATTTTATTTATTCCTTCTGGTTTAGCCTATGCAAATATTGGTAGCGGAAGTATTGCTGCAAATGAATGTTTACTTTTTTACATCGATTTGTATGATTTTGTAAAAGGAACAGATCATGATAATGATGGTGTTGCTTCTATAAATGAAGATGCTGATGGTAATGGAGAGCCTAGAGATGATGATACCGATTTAGATGGAGTTCCTAATTATTTTGATACAGATGATGATGGAGATGGTGTTTTAACAATCAATGAAGATGCAAATAAAGATGGTAATCCTGCAAATGATTTTAGCGATACTAACAATCCAACTTTACCAGATTATCTAAATCCAGATATAAAATAA
- a CDS encoding outer membrane beta-barrel protein, translating into MKKVILMMFLAFGFNQVSNAQVDFGIKAGVNYNNSGDDSVESLGNDVIDGAKAKSGYHAGIWFRGDIPVLGLYVRPEIVYTQVKTEFEQAVGSDDYSFKKLDVPVLVGKKFLGFANVFIGPSFQYILDDEITFQDLTSDELDKFSVGLQMGAGVEFGNIGIDVRWERGLSGNEAKFADKFTVDNRTNQIIFGLSLKL; encoded by the coding sequence ATGAAAAAAGTAATTTTAATGATGTTTTTGGCTTTTGGTTTTAACCAAGTGTCAAACGCTCAAGTAGATTTTGGTATTAAAGCTGGTGTAAACTACAATAATAGTGGAGACGACTCTGTTGAAAGTTTAGGAAATGATGTAATTGATGGAGCGAAAGCTAAATCTGGTTATCATGCAGGAATTTGGTTTCGTGGAGACATCCCTGTTTTAGGTTTGTATGTAAGACCAGAAATTGTTTATACACAAGTTAAGACAGAGTTTGAGCAAGCAGTCGGTTCAGATGATTATTCATTTAAGAAGTTAGATGTACCTGTTTTAGTAGGTAAAAAATTCTTAGGATTTGCAAATGTTTTTATTGGTCCTTCTTTTCAATACATTTTAGATGATGAAATTACTTTTCAAGATTTGACTTCTGATGAACTTGATAAGTTCTCTGTAGGACTTCAAATGGGAGCTGGAGTAGAGTTTGGTAATATAGGTATAGATGTACGTTGGGAAAGAGGTTTATCTGGAAACGAAGCTAAGTTTGCTGATAAATTTACCGTAGATAACAGAACGAATCAAATAATATTTGGACTTTCTTTAAAGTTATAA
- a CDS encoding phosphoribosyltransferase family protein, with translation MTTSGSIILNKLQISQKIRRIAYQIYETNSSEKEVILAGIVGNGYIFAEKLVEVLQEISPLKVTICKVNIDKKHPLKPVSTSLDVTDYKNKSLILVDDVLSSGTTLIYGIKHFLDVPLKRFKTAVLVNRNHKKYPVKADFKGISLSTSIKEHIQVEFSTKETEAVAYLV, from the coding sequence ATGACAACATCAGGTAGCATTATATTAAATAAACTGCAAATTTCTCAAAAAATTAGAAGAATTGCATATCAGATATACGAAACAAATAGTTCTGAAAAAGAAGTAATACTAGCAGGTATTGTTGGTAATGGATATATTTTTGCTGAAAAATTAGTAGAAGTTTTACAAGAAATATCTCCTTTAAAAGTAACTATTTGTAAAGTAAATATTGATAAAAAACATCCTTTAAAACCTGTTTCTACTTCTTTAGACGTGACAGACTACAAAAATAAGTCTTTAATTTTAGTTGATGATGTTTTAAGTTCTGGAACTACTTTAATATACGGAATTAAGCATTTTTTAGATGTTCCGTTAAAAAGATTTAAAACAGCTGTTTTAGTAAATAGAAATCATAAAAAATACCCTGTAAAGGCAGACTTTAAGGGCATTTCTTTATCTACTTCTATAAAAGAACACATACAAGTTGAGTTTTCTACAAAAGAAACTGAAGCTGTAGCATATTTAGTTTAG
- a CDS encoding RNA-binding S4 domain-containing protein, which translates to MRIDKYLWCIRVFKTRSLATTACKKGQIKIANSSVKPSKEIFGDELILVRKNQINYQIKVLDLPVSRVGAKLVDLYRKDITPKEEFEKTDLLKFAKDYYRKKGTGRPTKKDRRDIDNYQDDTTEEI; encoded by the coding sequence ATGAGAATTGATAAATATTTGTGGTGTATTAGAGTTTTTAAAACAAGAAGTTTGGCAACAACAGCTTGTAAAAAAGGACAAATTAAGATAGCCAACAGTAGCGTAAAACCATCTAAAGAAATTTTTGGTGATGAGTTGATTTTAGTTAGAAAAAATCAAATCAATTATCAAATAAAAGTTTTAGATTTACCCGTAAGTAGAGTTGGTGCAAAATTAGTAGATCTTTATAGAAAAGATATTACCCCAAAAGAAGAGTTTGAAAAAACAGATCTTTTAAAATTTGCAAAAGATTATTATAGAAAAAAAGGAACTGGTAGACCTACAAAAAAAGACAGAAGAGATATTGATAATTACCAAGACGATACAACAGAAGAAATATGA